From one Psilocybe cubensis strain MGC-MH-2018 chromosome 13, whole genome shotgun sequence genomic stretch:
- a CDS encoding RNA polymerase-associated protein (RNA polymerase-associated protein C651.09c) — MSDFEDDIDDQLLELAGATEKKKKRRQQHSTGSAGSGKGSGGKSLKRKERMDSDSENDVESEDDMQDPYPLEGKYKDEADKRELLAMTEFQREQVLEERAGERQRIQNARMLADLVRQQRGGSGDDSVSRAAKRQHTQRGATKEKSNKLDELKAKRKAKDDKKRSKVNGSPSQRERSSSPQDMEISASESEDGQITKTEQEEERLMNAYDSQRNRRTSSKEDSADTPCNMSDLESCRLSRDVLAKHCLKPWFQDYVTGAWVRYLIGQENGQPVYRICQINNLASDLVKPYKINEVTTNQAFELKHGKSIRSFNMDKVSNGPFVDKEYDRLKKVCQAEDVKLPTKLALEKKIAQMQRLVSQPMTEADITAMLQRKAQLQGNKNAGLSTLERSTLLQKRTLAERRHDYAEVAEIEAQLAQHAANTPEPVRNDNTADLLAKVNERNRKANMESVRKAELQEAERKRRERKLAQSGAISAPIDPSARLKITPRTFNSNTPTGTRPGTPAAPAEKNGAGAAAILNAATAGKAPVKGTSSFEASLIDSVEIDLGDF; from the exons ATGTCGGATTTTGAAGACGATATTGACGACCAGCTCTTGGAACTTGCTGGCGCCacagagaagaaaaagaaaaggaggcaGCAGCACTCGACCGGTAGTGCGGGAAGTGGGAAGGGTAGTGGCGGAAAGAGTTTGAAACGAAAAGA GCGTATGGATAGTGATTCCGAAAATGACGTTGAGAGCGAGGACGACATGCAGGACCCATACCCCCTAGAAGGCAAATACAAGGACGAGGCAGACAAACGGGA ATTGCTCGCAATGACCGAGTTCCAGAGGGAACAAGTTCTGGAGGAGCGCGCAGGGGAGAGGCAGCGCATCCAGAACGCGCGTATGCTCGCCGACCTGGTGCGGCAGCAGCGAGGCGGATCAGGCGACGACAGTGTGTCTCGGGCGGCGAAGC GTCAACACACACAGCGCGGCGCCACAAAGGAGAAATCTAACAAACTGGATGAGTTGAAGGCGAAGAGGAAGGCTAAAGATGATAAGAAACGC TCAAAGGTCAACGGCTCTCCATCCCAGAGAGAGCGATCATCATCACCGCAGGACATGGAAATATCTGCGTCCGAATCGGAAGATGGGCAGATCACCAAAAcagagcaggaggaggaacgGCTTATGAACGCGTACGATTCACAGAGAAATCGGCGCACCTCGTCCAAGGAGGACTCCGCAGATACTCCATGCAACATGAGCGATTTGGAAAGTTGCAGGCTTTCGAGAGATGTATTGGCAAAGCATTGTCTTAAGCCATGGTTCCAGGATTACGTGACAG GCGCATGGGTCCGTTATCTCATTGGTCAGGAAAATGGACAACCTGTTTATAGGATATGCCAAATCAACA ATTTGGCCTCGGACCTTGTTAAGCCTTACAAGATTAATGAGGTGACGACTAACCAGGCATTTGAACTCAAGCATGGCAAAAGCATTAGATCTTTCAACATGGATAAAGTCTCGAACGGACCGTTCGTAGAT AAAGAGTATGACAGACTCAAGAAAGTTTGTCAGGCAGAGGATGTCAAGCTACCGACAAAACTAGCTCTCGAGAAGAAAATTGCGCAGATGCAAAGGCTTGTTTCGCAACCGATGACAGAG GCCGACATTACTGCGATGCTGCAACGCAAAGCACAGTTGCAAGGGAACAAGAATGCGGGACTGTCCACTCTGGAGCGATCCACTCTGCTTCAGAAGCGCACACTGGCTGAACGTCGACACGATTACGCCGAAGTCGCAGAGATTGAGGCGCAACTTGCGCAGCACGCTGCCAACACTCCTGAGCCAGTGAGAAACGACAACACGGCCGATCTGCTGGCAAAGGTGAATGAGCGCAACCGCAAGGCGAATATGGAGTCGGTGCGTAAAGCTGAGCTGCAGGAGGCGGAGCGAAAACGACGAGAACGCAAGCTTGCTCAGAGTGGAGCAATATCGGCACCTATCGATCCCAGTGCACGGCTGAAAATTACCCCGCGAACGTTCAACTCGAACACACCGACTGGCACAAG ACCTGGGACTCCTGCTGCGCCCGCCGAGAAAAACGGTGCCGGTGCAGCAGCGATACTGAATGCAGCGACTGCTGGAAAGGCGCCTGTGAAGGGAACGAGTTCATTTGAAGCATCTTTGATTGACAGCGTGGAGATCGACTTGGGCGATTTCTAG
- a CDS encoding Chitin deacetylase translates to MTGRKRQALLAALPAAVVAHGGRQHHARQNPSGSTTSYTFSLAATNPTAVPLSAINSLQPSSATKALHSTAVAGSVPTFISGAPPLPAITALRAADYPDPDKPAPTDSPEVKRWIQEVKDTGVVIPDLSLNVAAPATGPICTAPENAAAAANSTARCWWTCGGCTRASDIADCPTKLDWGLTFDDGPAPYTPNLMEYLDEKQIKATFFVVGSRVFYNWQTLQSQYMGQHQIAIHTWSHYALTTLTNEQIIAELGWSKKIIKDVLGVTPNMMRPPYGDIDDRVRAISLAMGLTPVMWTRLGPNSAFNTNDFDIHSGTVTVDQALSGWKSVLDKANTIDTGFIALEHDIWQQTVEVATGYILPDALAHQPAFKIQPVVNCLARTMSDAYVETNNNATNPPVFKQAVDAGVVKVSGKPKDTSPAVSAQSAAGGILSLAGLMLGGLLAMP, encoded by the exons ATGACGGGTCGTAAACG GCAAGCCCTTCTCGCTGCCTTGCCTGCCGCGGTCGTCGCCCATGGTGGTCGCCAGCACCATGCTCGTCAAAATCCCTCAGGCTCGACAACCAGTTACACTTTCAGTCTCGCGGCCACCAACCCCACAGCGGTTCCCCTATCAGCTATCAACTCCCTTCAGCCTAGTTCAGCCACGAAAGCTCTTCACTCCACAGCAGTTGCAGGTTCAGTTCCCACCTTCATTTCAGGGGCTCCACCTCTGCCAGCTA TAACCGCGCTTAGAGCTGCTGACTATCCAGACCCCGACAAGCCAGCTCCTACGGACTCCCCTGAGGTGAAGAGGTGGATTCAGGAGGTCAAGGACACCGGTGTTGTTATCCCTGACTTGTCTCTCAATGTTGCTG CTCCTGCAACGGGCCCGATATGCACTGCTCCGGAGAACGCTGCCGCGGCTGCCAACAGCACTGCGCGCTGCTGGTGGACGTGTGGTGGATGCACACGAGCTAGCGACATTGCTGACTGCCCCACCAAGCTCGACTGGGGTTTGACTTTCGATGATGGACCTGCTCCATATACGCCCAACTTGATGGAATACTTGGACGAGAAGCAGATCAAGGCcactttcttcgtcgtcggctCTCGCGTTTTCTACAACTGGCAGACCCTCCAGAGTCAGTACATGGGACAACACCAAATCGCTATTCACACGTGGAGTCACTATGCTTTGACGACTCTCACAAACGAACAAATCATTGCGGAGCTTGGGTGGTCGAAGAAAATCATCAAGGATGTTCTCGGCGTTACTCCTAATATGATGCGTCCCCCATACGGAGACATTGA TGATCGTGTCCGTGCGATTTCGTTGGCTATGGGTCTCACTCCTGTGATGTGGACTCGTTTGGGGCCCAACTCGGCTTTCAACACCAACG ATTTTGATATCCACTCGGGCACTGTGACCGTGGATCAAGCCTTGAGCGGCTGGAAGTCTGTCCTCGACAAAGCCAACACTATTGATACCGGTTTCATCGCTCTTGAGCATGATATCTGGCAGCAAACCGTTGAAGTTGCTACTGGTTACATTCTGCCTGATGCCCTTGCCCATCAACCCGCCTTCAAGATTCAACCTGTTGTCAACTGCTTGGCAAGAACCATGTCAGATGCGTACGTTGAGACAAATAACAACGCTACCAATCCTCCTGTCTTCAAACAAGCCGTTGATG CTGGTGTTGTTAAAGTCAGTGGCAAACCTAAGGATACTTCTCCTGCTGTCTCCGCACAGTCTGCTGCAGGCGGTATCCTTTCACTTGCCGGTCTTATGCTTGGTGGTCTCTTGGCCATGCCCTAG
- a CDS encoding Nitrogen assimilation transcription factor nit-4, with amino-acid sequence MPAMGSSQTPYFAQYPVKTEDLSSPDLSPENSSMPHFQFKFHASHAILSHSRSSADNNLSHFPLYRFGSSANLWPNPVSHLPPRLNSVSPAQDRPISPSQFHHSAASVEPHSMSYSDDYDDITELPADHHGLSYVGSSPSGANDRTVRRRSSKACDQCRKSKCKCERSGPSEPCKNCIMLGTACTFLGPSRKRGPPKGYIDAIEARLHQTEALLGIMLASADPRAQTLLRDIGKDPLAKEIITRVDNSPYGVKGRKREDIALSIGGKIRSGHSSETSLPGQAKTESATIDLTSTHPSNEWQDKVSKMLNAVASSSSSENNADNRPASTPKSHSSDEHPSPDGRRQRRRIGDDDYPYQQNPNSASGSAVSLHQPQQQQQAHPLETSSRHRGPYTPLSPVRGRFPHLNGSSRAGDAQGGDRRSSSVDENSLTEDSEDELMGAVGQLSLNEDEQVRYHGKASGLYLLGNKERVDQRNEGGIWRFPKARVWPPLPSASAILSGEDEFASQLPPLQLQEHLLDLYFTYVQPLFPIIHKKSFLESFRASTQADSPPTSDPDASNTSPFNKQHRRIPTVLLLSMFALASRYDETALPPSDPSVMWSAGDEYLDHAKIMMDRTYASSRPSTCQALLLMGYREIGIGAMAQAWTYIGMAIRMAQDLGMHRSADGWERVGLGGRLFSEWELNERKRIWFGCVIMDKYVSTYIGRPLMIFEWDFDTPLPNDEDPEEFEEWSLESARGERTPPLPARSISCFNASAMLSGILSNIVQSIYAVRPLSSRHAESAVLEGLLDKWYIELPDHLRYEPSSSKPPPLPNVLTLHMQYCIRNMVQAKQKQSETSDDPDARALTAKRYELCNAAANHITTIVSLYQEKYLIARCPVFLCYYVFTATIMHDTNLTVHPNDPQARIGFAKCMNALRAMRVVWPSAARALDLFGGTKAEMSTDPAPPIPLRHIPTERNKRVADNVLDDSTFGSSSSTRVLQHSFSNEYLREPLRPRGSIHQQTSFQHDAGTTSFDDAQSAYNVSQPPPPSAAASSSGGISLTSMNANSSYTTWHGSNMNPHSYNNPLSTAVLPQLYSTGLVDEGMHTSHTRLHSSHNSGDQQQSQSRRYPPQYFDYSSYPSQLGAGYDIPQSVQVAQQQQQQQQQQSQQPSMFLTDQYSIYNNPPYNTR; translated from the exons ATGCCCGCAATGGGCTCGTCCCAGACGCCCTACTTTGCCCAGTATCCGGTCAAGACAGAAGACTTGTCTTCTCCCGATTTGTCTCCGGAAAACTCTTCCATGCCACACTTTCAATTCAAGTTTCACGCCTCCCACGCTATCCTTTCTCACTCTCGCTCCTCTGCAGACAACAACCTCTCTCACTTTCCGTTATATCGCTTTGGCTCTTCCGCAAATCTCTGGCCCAATCCTGTCTCCCATCTTCCCCCCAGGCTCAATTCAGTCTCTCCTGCCCAGGACAGACCCATCAGTCCCTCCCAGTTCCATCACTCCGCTGCCTCTGTCGAACCACACAGCATGTCCTACAGCGATGACTACGACGATATCACAGAGCTCCCCGCAGATCATCATGGTTTGTCCTACGTCGGGTCCAGTCCTTCCGGGGCAAACGATCGCACAGTGAGGCGCAGGAGCAGCAAAG CCTGCGATCAGTGTCGCAAGTCAAAGTGCAAGTGTGAGCGTTCGGGTCCGAGCGAGCCGTGTAAAAACTGCATCATGTTGGGCACTG CCTGCACTTTTCTTGGTCCATCGCGGAAGCGCGGCCCGCCAAAAGGCTACATTGACGCCATCGAGGCTCGCCTCCATCAGACTGAAGCCCTGTTGGGCATCATGCTCGCCAGCGCTGACCCTAGAGCACAGACCCTGCTCCGCGATATCGGCAAG GATCCGTTGGCGAAGGAGATCATCACTCGTGTGGACAACTCCCCTTATGGAGTCAAAGGTCGTAAGCGCGAAGACATTGCCCTTAGTATCGGTGGTAAAATACGCTCTGGGCACAGTTCCGAAACGTCTCTCCCTGGTCAAGCAAAGACCGAATCCGCGACTATTGATCTCACGTCCACTCA CCCTTCCAATGAATGGCAGGACAAGGTATCTAAAATGTTAAACGCCGTcgcgtcctcctcctcctcggaGAACAATGCCGACAACCGACCCGCGTCCACTCCAAAATCCCATTCAAGCGATGAACATCCTTCACCGGACGGAAGACGTCAACGGCGTCGCATTGGCGACGATGATTATCCTTACCAACAGAATCCCAATTCTGCATCTGGGTCAGCTGTGTCGCTTCATCagccgcagcagcagcagcaggcgcatCCTCTCGAGACTTCTTCCCGCCATCGCGGTCCGTATACACCACTAAGTCCCGTGCGAGGGCGCTTCCCGCACTTAAATGGAAGCTCACGCGCAGGGGACGCACAAGGCGGCGATAGGAGAAGCTCGAGCGTCGATGAGAATAGCCTGACCGAGGATAGCGAGGACGAGCTTATGGGCGCTGTGGGTCAGTTAAGCTTGAATGAGGACGAACAGGTCAGGTATCATGGGAAGGCCAGCGGGCTGTATCTTCTGGGAAACAAGGAAAGGGTGGATCAGAGGAACGAGGGTGGTATCTG GAGGTTTCCTAAAGCGCGCGTGTGGCCCCCACTGCCCTCCGCATCTGCTATTTTGAGCGGGGAGGACGAGTTCGCATCTCAACTCCCGCCGCTTCAGCTCCAGGAGCATCTTTTGGATCTTTATTTCACTTATGTCCAGCCGCTCTTTCCTATCATACACAAGAAATCTTTTTTGGAGTCTTTCAGAGCCTC GACACAAGCTGATTCACCACCGACCTCCGACCCCGATGCATCCAACACATCTCCGTTTAACAAGCAGCACCGTCGTATCCCGACGGTACTGCTCCTGTCGATGTTTGCTCTCGCGTCCCGCTACGATGAGACCGCCTTGCCTCCGTCCGACCCGTCCGTGATGTGGTCCGCTGGGGATGAGTATTTGGATCACGCTAAAATTATGATGGATAGAACATATGCTTCCTCTCGTCCTTCGACGTGTCAGGCTTTGCTATTGATGGGGTATAGAGAGATAGGAATAGGTGCCATGGCGCAAGCGTGGACATATATCGGTATGGCGATACGTATGGCGCAAGATCTGGGTATGCATCGCAGTGCCGACGGATGGGAGAGAGTTGGCTTAGGCGGAAGGTTGTTCAGTGAGTGGGAGCTGaacgaaaggaaaaggatCTGGTTCGGGTGTGTCATTATGGACAAATATGTCTCTACGTATATTG GCCGGCCACTCATGATCTTTGAATGGGATTTTGATACCCCTCTTCCGAACGACGAAGACCCAGAAGAGTTCGAAGAATGGTCTTTGGAGTCTGCTCGCGGCGAGCGGACACCCCCCTTGCCAGCGCGGAGCATATCCTGTTTTAACGCCTCTGCCATGCTCT CGGGTATCTTGAGTAACATCGTTCAGTCCATTTACGCTGTCCGTCCGTTGTCGAGTCGCCACGCGGAATCGGCTGTTCTGGAGGGGCTGCTGGATAAGTGGTATATCGAACTACCGGACCATCTGCGATACGAACCTAGCTCCTCTAAACCCCCTCCACTCCCTAATGTCTTGACACTCCATATGCAGTACTG CATCCGCAATATGGTTCaggcaaaacaaaaaca ATCGGAAACGTCTGATGACCCTGACGCTAGAGCGCTTACTGCGAAGAGATACGAGCTTTGCAATGCGGCGGCTAATCATATCACCACTATAG TTTCGTTGTATCAGGAGAAGTACTTGATTGCTCGATGCCCCGTCTTTTTGTGTTACTATGTCTTCACCGCTACGATCATGCACGATACTAATC TCACCGTGCATCCGAATGACCCGCAGGCTCGTATCGGGTTTGCGAAATGCATGAATGCCCTTCGTGCTATGAGGGTAGTCTGGCCCAGTGCCGCTAGAGCCCTCGACCTCTTCGGTGGTACAAAAGCCGAGATGTCCACAGACCCAGCACCACCGATACCTTTAAGGCATATACCTACGGAACGCAACAAGCGCGTCGCCGATAACGTTCTGGATGATAGTACCtttggcagcagcagcagtacaCGGGTACTGCAACACTCGTTTTCGAACGAGTATCTTCGGGAACCGCTCCGCCCGCGCGGGTCGATCCACCAGCAAACGTCGTTCCAGCATGATGCGGGGACCACGTCGTTTGACGACGCTCAGTCTGCGTATAATGTGTCgcagcctcctcctccttctgctGCCGCTTCCTCGTCTGGTGGTATTTCGCTGACGAGTATGAATGCGAACTCTAGTTATACGACCTGGCATGGGAGCAACATGAACCCACACAGCTATAATAATCCCCTTTCGACGGCGGTGCTCCCTCAGCTTTATAGTACTGGGCTGGTGGATGAAGGGATGCATACCTCACATACTAGACTCCATTCTTCGCATAATTCTGGAGACCAGCAACAATCCCAGTCTCGTCGGTATCCGCCTCAGTACTTTGACTATTCGTCGTATCCTTCGCAGTTGGGAGCTGGATATGATATTCCACAGAGTGTTCAGGTAgctcagcaacaacaacaacaacagcagcagcagtctCAGCAGCCTTCAATGTTCCTTACAGATCAATATAGTATATATA ATAACCCTCCATATAACACCCGGTAG
- a CDS encoding Lysine-specific permease yields the protein MAEKSSETGQVERPNQTPLPLHDSRAEKAQFVNVHGENEDIEIASSTNNDKVRRTLQQRHGRALANAGPLGCLLAFVLMGTVTASIAYISAEMSAFKPVEAGFVRHATMWLGRSTGIATGWNFWYSMAITMPAEISAATALVGFWNPTLNQAIPISILWLAIAVINFSAVRLYGEFEFYFAILKISLIILFLIAGIVLDLGGFPQQNFIGSRYWKSPYPLFREYTTSGAEGRFLGFWSAMISAAFAYGNVQVVAIAGAETRNPRKAIPTALKRTFTRVIVFYVASIFVISLIVPANDTRLSLPTGDVTHSPFVIAFSSAGIKGIPSVMNAIILTSAFSSGNACTFLASRTIHGLALDGHAPSFLLSLNRFGAPYWAVAVSVIWGAIAYTGLNNGASQVGANGFAND from the exons ATGGCCGAAAAGAGTTCGGAAACTGGGCAGGTTGAACGACCAAACCAAACACCTCTACCTCTGCATGATTCGCGTGCCGAAAAGGCACAATTTGTCAACGTCCATGGAGAAAATGAGGACATAGAAATTGCAAGCTCTACGAACAATGACAAAGTTAGGCGGACACTTCAGCAAAGACA CGGAAGGGCACTTGCTAATGCTGGACCTCTAGGATGCCTTTTGGCATTTGTTCTC ATGGGCACTGTAACCGCATCTATAG CTTACATATCCGCAGAAATGTCTGCGTTCAAACCTGTAGAAGCTGGCTTCGTGAGGCACGCGACCATGTGGTTGGGTAGGAGTACTGGGATTGCGACCGG CTGGAACTTCTGGTATTCCATGGCAATCACAATGCCAGCTGAAATCAGTGCCGCTACAGCTTTGGTCGGATTCTGGAATCCAACATTGAATCAAGCTATTCCGATAAG TATTCTTTGGCTAGCTATTGCAGTCATAAATTTCTCCGCCGTTCGACTGTATGGAGAATTTGAATTCTACTTTGCAATCCTGAAG ATCTCCCttatcattttatttttaattGCAGGCATCGTCTTAGATCTTGGTGGATTTCCTCAACAAAATTTTATCGGCTCTCGATATTGGAAGAGCCCGTACCCCTTGTTTCGTGAATATACAACCTCTGGAGCAGAAGGTCGTTTTCTTGGCTTTTGGTCTGCCATGATATCAGCTGCGTTTGCCTATGGTAATGTGCAAGTCGTGGCAATAGCTGGCGCAGAAACTAGGAACCCTCGAAAGGCCATCCCCACTGCACTTAAGCGGACATTTACTCGCGTGATAGTGTTTTACGTCGCCTCTATCTTTGTGATATCTTTAATTGTGCCCGCGAATGACACTCGACTCTCTCTGCCCACAGGAGATGTTACACATAGCCCCTTTGTCATTGCGTTCAGCAGTGCGGGGATAAAG GGTATACCATCGGTAATGAATGCTATT ATCTTGACATCTGCATTCAGCTCGGGGAATGCGTGTACTTTCTTAGCTTCACGCACTATTCACGGTCTTGCTCTGGACGGTCACGCGCCGTCTTTCTTATTATCTTTAAATCGGTTTGGCGCTCCGTACTGGGCTGTCGCTGTCTCAGTCATTTGGGGTGCAATTGCATATACTGGTTTGAACAATGGCGCTTCTCAGGTAGGTGCTAATGGCTTTGCCAATGACTGA